The Rhizobium sp. ZPR4 DNA segment ATTGCGAAGCAGAGTTCCCTGACAATAGGCGACGGCCGGAAGGCGCGGTGAGGATGCCTGGCTTTGTTCGGCTCTCGTTTCAATCACAATTTCGGAGAAACCCGCATTCTTGAGATCGCCGCGAATCCGATCCACATCATGGTAGCCATGCGGAGTACGCGCCAGAAAGCGCGGCGGATCGTTCGGAAAAATCCTGGCAAGCGCGTTCGTCACATCATCCGCGAATATGTTCTCCTCGATACGATCCCAGACGTTGAACAGGAAATGTCCGCCGGGCTTCAGAACGCGCTTTGCCTCGCGATAGGCTGCGATGCGGTCCGGAAAGAACATGGCGCCAAACTGGCAAAAGGCGAGATCGAAGGACGCGTTTTCGAAGGACAGCGACTGAGCATCAGCCTGCCGCCATGTGATGCGGCTGTCGGAGGCTTGCCGCGAAGCGGCGTAATCGAGCATCGGCTGGTTGAGGTCGGTGACGACATAGCTTGCATCGGGGGATAGTTTCGGCGCCAATGCGCGAGTGACAACGCCTGTCCCTGCGGCAATTTCCAACACTGCGCCAGGCCGCAAGGACGCGGCTCGTTGCGCGATATCTGCTGCGTAAGGCTCGAAAATCAACGGCACCATATGGCGGTCGTAATTTTCCGGAATCGAGCCGGCGAATACCTTGTCCGTCTCCAACATTGCCATGATCCCCTGCGCGCCTCACAGGCCGCTACATTAGCATATCGCAACGGGGGCGTCATTCAGATCGCACAGCTGCAAGCCGCGCAAAGCCGATCCATTCAGCCCGCATCGCCGCGTGCGAGCACGTCCAGAAGCTGGCTGGTATTGTCGATCGAGAACTGCACGCGCTCGCCCGGCCAGACGGATTCCGAATAGGAAATCGGCGTGCCCTTGAGATCGACGTCCACCTTCCTCAAGGCAACCACCGGCTGAGACATGGACTGGCAGAGCTGCTTCGCCTCCTCGCTCGTCGGCAGGCGGACGATGATATCGGTGCGCAGGCGGATATAGTCGGGAATGCCGTACTCGGCCAGAATGACGGTCACGCTTCGCCCGCCGCGCCGCGCCTCGTCGAAGCCTGGGAAACGGCGCACGGGGTAATAGGCATGCGAATAGTTGATCGGCTCTTCGTCGGCAAAACCGCGGCGGACGATGTGATAGACGGGCTCGCCATATGGAAGCCGCAAAGCCTCTGCAATCGATTCCGAAGCCGGAACGACCTCTTCATGAATGGCTTGGCCGAGGGGTTCCCTGCCCTGATCGAGCAGGTTCTGGGAGAAACGCGTACGTTCGGACAAGCGATAATCAAGGCGGCTATCCCGCACAAAGGTTCCACGCCCCTGTTCTACCAGCACGAGCCCTCGGCTTTCGAGACGGGAAATGGCGCGCCGTATGGTGTGCCGTCCGACGCCGAAACGTTCCATCAGGTCGGATTCCGTCGGAAGCTGCGCCTTTGGTGAGAGGCGACCGGTCAGGATATCTTCAGCAATATCGCTTTCGACCTGTTGCCATTGCCCGTGCAGCAATTTCTTCTCCATGCCTGCCTTCCGAATTCAACCATGTCATTCGAATGTCATATATCGGCTACAGCATCGATTTTCAATCTCTGCCCGATATCGGAAATCCAACAAACAACAGCCAAAGTCAATTTCGCCATCGGGCTTTGGCGTTTAGCCACGTTCCCCTTCATATGAGTGTCACTCGCTATCGTTAGGTAAATATCCGAATGTTTTATTAATCATTCGGATATTGAGGATAAAATGGTAGGACTTAATCGTCGTCAATTTATCGCGGGTACGACCGCAGTCATCGGCACATCAATCGCGATGACCGGCAAAGCCCGGTCTGCCGATGCGGCTATCGAGATTTCAAGCACCTGGGGACCTGATAAGCCCTTCCAGAAGGTTGTCGACGCTTTCAACGCCAAGCAGCTCGGCATAACCGTCACCAACCGTTTCGACGGCGACTATGAAGCCGTGACCGCCAAAGCCGTCGCGAGCGTTGCCGCCGGTCGTCCGCCGGCCATGATGATCACCGGCTGGAAGTTCGGCTATTTCGCCAAGCGTACGCTCGGCGCCCGCGACCTGCGCGAAATCAAT contains these protein-coding regions:
- a CDS encoding methyltransferase domain-containing protein, encoding MLETDKVFAGSIPENYDRHMVPLIFEPYAADIAQRAASLRPGAVLEIAAGTGVVTRALAPKLSPDASYVVTDLNQPMLDYAASRQASDSRITWRQADAQSLSFENASFDLAFCQFGAMFFPDRIAAYREAKRVLKPGGHFLFNVWDRIEENIFADDVTNALARIFPNDPPRFLARTPHGYHDVDRIRGDLKNAGFSEIVIETRAEQSQASSPRLPAVAYCQGTLLRNEIEAREAGKLQAATDYAAAAIEARHGSGEVAAKIQAHVILATAYPA
- the phnF gene encoding phosphonate metabolism transcriptional regulator PhnF; this encodes MEKKLLHGQWQQVESDIAEDILTGRLSPKAQLPTESDLMERFGVGRHTIRRAISRLESRGLVLVEQGRGTFVRDSRLDYRLSERTRFSQNLLDQGREPLGQAIHEEVVPASESIAEALRLPYGEPVYHIVRRGFADEEPINYSHAYYPVRRFPGFDEARRGGRSVTVILAEYGIPDYIRLRTDIIVRLPTSEEAKQLCQSMSQPVVALRKVDVDLKGTPISYSESVWPGERVQFSIDNTSQLLDVLARGDAG